Proteins co-encoded in one Bacillus sp. FSL H8-0547 genomic window:
- a CDS encoding HD domain-containing phosphohydrolase: MRVHINQINEGNILLKDVLSASGKPLMRKHTVLKRELIDVLHAFLIETVEIESSSETEQDKNVPADKSVTPFGTVYHAAVNGFKKLYADWHSGASVDISKVRNLLIPAVEHILQHPSEVFKTTGYSGEEDYLYHQSVSAALLSASLAKSSGFPHGDVIQIAMTGLLCDCGLTKLDQGFIQKKRALTAKEFDEIKQHPVHSYKMLKNIVSLKEAVKIGVLQHHERMDGSGYPLGTKGDQLHPYGRIAALAHAYQAMVSSRPYRDRQSPFHVLEQLMEDEFGRFDLSALKSLRKGLLTFSSGTIVRLSDGRTAEIVFIEDHQPARPLVKLQDSGEMIALKEYRQLYIEEIL, encoded by the coding sequence GTGAGGGTCCATATCAATCAGATAAATGAGGGGAACATCTTGCTGAAGGATGTTCTTTCAGCATCGGGTAAACCGCTTATGCGGAAACATACTGTCCTTAAACGGGAACTGATCGATGTTTTGCATGCATTTTTAATAGAGACAGTAGAAATAGAATCATCCAGCGAGACCGAGCAGGACAAAAACGTTCCGGCGGACAAGTCTGTTACCCCGTTTGGGACTGTCTACCATGCTGCAGTCAATGGCTTTAAAAAACTGTATGCGGACTGGCATTCAGGTGCTTCAGTTGACATCTCAAAGGTTAGAAATCTTCTGATTCCTGCTGTGGAACATATCCTGCAACACCCGTCAGAAGTGTTTAAAACAACCGGATATTCAGGAGAAGAAGACTATCTCTACCATCAATCTGTATCAGCGGCGCTTCTTAGCGCAAGCCTCGCCAAATCTTCAGGCTTCCCGCACGGTGACGTGATTCAGATTGCAATGACAGGACTGCTTTGCGACTGCGGACTGACTAAGCTTGATCAGGGGTTTATTCAGAAAAAAAGAGCTCTGACCGCAAAAGAATTTGACGAAATCAAACAGCATCCTGTACACAGCTATAAAATGCTCAAAAACATTGTATCTTTAAAAGAAGCTGTCAAAATCGGCGTCCTGCAGCATCATGAACGAATGGACGGAAGCGGGTATCCCCTCGGCACTAAAGGAGACCAGCTTCATCCTTACGGGAGGATTGCAGCGCTTGCCCACGCCTATCAGGCCATGGTCAGCAGCAGGCCGTACAGAGACCGCCAGTCTCCATTTCACGTTCTAGAGCAGCTGATGGAAGATGAGTTTGGCAGATTTGACCTCTCAGCTCTTAAATCATTGAGAAAAGGACTGCTGACATTCAGCAGCGGGACAATCGTCAGGCTGTCTGATGGGCGAACAGCAGAAATTGTCTTTATAGAAGATCACCAGCCTGCAAGACCTCTTGTGAAGCTTCAGGACAGCGGGGAAATGATTGCTCTAAAAGAATACAGACAGCTATATATAGAAGAAATACTATAA
- the gyrA gene encoding DNA gyrase subunit A, protein MEENKTPNVKEINISHEMRSSFLDYAMSVIVSRALPDVRDGLKPVHRRILYAMNDLGMTSDKPFKKSARIVGEVIGKYHPHGDSAVYDSMVRMAQDFNFRYMLVDGHGNFGSVDGDGAAAMRYTEARMSKIAMELLRDINKDTIDYQDNYDGSEREPVVLPSRFPNLLVNGAAGIAVGMATNIPPHQLGEVIDGVLAVSKDPEVSIQELMEIIPGPDFPTAGQIIGRSGIRKAYETGRGSITIRAKVEIEQKASGKEVIIVKELPYQVNKAKLIEKIAELVRDKKIEGITDLRDESDRNGMRIVIEVRKDANSNVLLNNLFKQTALQTSFGINMLALVGGQPQVLNLKQFLVYYLDHQKVIIRRRTAFELRKAEARAHILEGLRIALDHLDEVIALIRASQTTDIAKQGLMDNFSLSEKQAQAILDMRLQRLTGLEREKIEEEYQSLVKLIAELKAILADDEKVLEIIREELEEIKERFNDVRRTEIVTGGIEMIEDEDLIPVENIVITLTHNGYIKRLPISTYRSQRRGGRGIQGMGTNEDDFVEHLLTTSTHDTILFFTNKGKVYRTKGYEIPEYGRTAKGLPIINLLEIEKGEWVNAIIPVSEFADDWSLFFTTKEGISKRSPLSQFANIRKGGLIAVNLREADELISVRLTDGTKHIMIGTKKGMLIRFPETDVRSMGRTATGVKGITLDADDEVVGMEILEEDADVLTVTRNGFGKRTPAAEYRVQSRGGKGIKTCNVTEKNGTVISVKPSTGEEDLMLITASGVLIRMAIDSISTTGRNTQGVKLIKLGGEEHVATVAVVEKEELEPEEDLTEEQIQDPESEAPPEDPSGTEE, encoded by the coding sequence ATGGAAGAAAACAAAACACCTAACGTGAAAGAGATTAATATCAGTCACGAGATGCGTTCTTCTTTTCTCGATTATGCGATGAGCGTTATCGTTTCGCGCGCTCTTCCGGACGTTCGTGACGGCCTGAAGCCTGTTCACCGCCGGATTCTCTACGCGATGAATGACCTTGGCATGACATCGGACAAACCGTTCAAAAAGTCTGCACGTATCGTCGGTGAAGTAATCGGGAAGTATCATCCGCACGGCGACAGCGCCGTTTACGACTCTATGGTCCGGATGGCACAGGATTTCAACTTCCGCTATATGCTTGTCGACGGTCACGGGAACTTTGGTTCAGTTGACGGTGACGGTGCGGCAGCGATGCGTTATACAGAAGCCCGCATGTCGAAGATCGCGATGGAGCTTCTCCGCGATATTAACAAAGACACCATCGATTATCAGGACAACTATGACGGGTCTGAACGTGAACCTGTCGTGCTTCCTTCAAGGTTCCCTAATCTTCTGGTAAACGGAGCAGCGGGGATTGCTGTCGGCATGGCGACAAACATTCCGCCTCATCAGCTTGGAGAAGTCATCGACGGGGTGCTTGCTGTCAGCAAAGATCCGGAAGTGAGCATACAGGAGCTTATGGAAATCATTCCGGGCCCGGACTTCCCTACTGCAGGACAGATTATCGGAAGAAGCGGCATTCGCAAAGCGTATGAGACCGGCCGAGGATCGATCACCATCAGAGCAAAAGTTGAAATTGAACAAAAAGCATCAGGCAAGGAAGTCATTATCGTTAAAGAGCTTCCTTATCAGGTGAACAAAGCGAAGCTGATCGAGAAAATTGCAGAGCTTGTACGCGACAAAAAGATCGAAGGCATCACTGACTTAAGGGACGAATCAGACCGAAACGGCATGCGTATTGTCATTGAAGTCCGCAAAGATGCAAATTCAAATGTCCTTTTGAACAATCTTTTTAAACAGACGGCTCTTCAGACAAGCTTCGGCATCAACATGCTTGCCCTTGTAGGAGGACAGCCTCAGGTTCTGAACCTGAAGCAGTTCCTTGTCTATTATCTGGACCATCAAAAGGTGATTATCCGCCGCCGCACAGCCTTTGAGCTGCGCAAAGCGGAAGCGCGTGCGCATATCCTGGAAGGACTCCGGATTGCACTTGATCATCTGGATGAAGTGATCGCACTTATCCGTGCCTCGCAGACAACAGATATCGCTAAACAGGGATTGATGGACAACTTCTCTCTTTCTGAAAAACAGGCACAGGCTATTCTTGATATGCGTCTTCAGCGCTTAACTGGACTTGAGCGCGAAAAGATTGAAGAAGAATACCAGAGTCTTGTTAAACTGATCGCAGAACTGAAGGCGATTCTTGCAGATGATGAGAAAGTTCTTGAAATCATCCGCGAGGAGCTGGAAGAAATTAAGGAGCGCTTCAATGATGTGCGCCGTACGGAGATTGTAACCGGCGGCATCGAAATGATTGAAGACGAAGACTTAATTCCTGTTGAAAACATCGTGATCACGCTGACGCACAACGGCTATATCAAGAGACTTCCAATCTCGACATACCGAAGCCAGAGAAGGGGCGGACGGGGGATTCAGGGAATGGGCACGAATGAAGATGATTTCGTCGAACATCTGCTCACAACCTCAACCCATGACACGATTCTGTTCTTCACGAACAAAGGAAAGGTTTACCGTACAAAAGGCTACGAGATTCCTGAGTACGGAAGAACGGCAAAAGGTCTGCCGATCATTAACCTGCTTGAGATTGAAAAAGGGGAATGGGTCAATGCCATCATTCCTGTTTCAGAATTTGCAGATGACTGGTCACTCTTCTTCACAACGAAAGAAGGAATCTCAAAACGGTCTCCCCTTTCTCAATTTGCCAACATCAGAAAAGGCGGCCTGATTGCTGTCAATCTGCGCGAAGCAGATGAGCTGATTTCGGTAAGGCTGACGGACGGAACGAAACACATCATGATCGGAACGAAAAAGGGAATGCTGATCCGCTTCCCTGAAACAGACGTCCGCTCAATGGGCCGGACGGCTACAGGTGTAAAAGGCATTACGCTTGATGCGGATGACGAAGTTGTCGGCATGGAGATCCTGGAAGAGGACGCAGACGTTCTGACTGTCACGCGAAACGGATTCGGCAAGCGGACGCCTGCAGCTGAATACCGCGTGCAAAGCCGCGGCGGAAAAGGGATTAAAACATGTAATGTAACCGAAAAGAACGGAACTGTCATATCTGTTAAGCCTTCAACGGGAGAAGAGGACCTGATGCTGATTACAGCAAGCGGCGTTCTGATCCGGATGGCGATTGACAGCATCTCGACAACGGGACGAAACACACAGGGCGTCAAGCTGATTAAGCTTGGTGGCGAAGAACACGTTGCAACAGTAGCGGTAGTGGAAAAAGAAGAACTGGAACCTGAAGAGGATCTGACAGAAGAACAGATTCAGGATCCTGAATCTGAAGCACCGCCGGAAGATCCATCAGGCACTGAAGAATAA
- a CDS encoding copper amine oxidase: protein MKMKKALIAVPLSFSLLIPAFGTVNAEDHGGSHGGSHSGMASAEVSNPAIDLRASLDAILSEHAYLAVVAMQKGIDGKEDFEAAAGQLNKNTEDLSAAVGSVYGEEAGNQFKEIWSSHIGYFVDYVTATAENNEEGRKQALAELDEYRAEQAKFLDTATEGRLKAADLEAGLKVHVDQLIGAFESYRAGEYDKAYDDVTESMHHMFGVGKGLSWAITDQFPEKFENTSPDTPAADLRANLNQVFSEHAALAALTMQKGIDGAKDFDAAAAALNENTDDLTAAVESVYGAEGAAQFKEIWSSHIGYFVDYVTATAENNEAGKEEAVAELDAYRAEQAAFLDAATEGRLKAADLEAGLKEHVDQLLAAFNSYTGKDYPAAYENIHVAYSHMFGVGQALSGAITDQFPEKFEGQKPSDMPKTGMGGMSQSNSSVIMWAVFGFILASAAIAMIARNKSVKN from the coding sequence ATGAAGATGAAAAAAGCACTGATTGCTGTACCACTCAGTTTTTCCCTGCTGATTCCGGCTTTTGGAACAGTGAACGCAGAAGATCACGGAGGCAGCCACGGCGGAAGCCACAGCGGCATGGCATCAGCAGAGGTTTCAAACCCTGCGATTGATCTTCGGGCATCCCTTGATGCAATCCTCTCAGAGCATGCATACTTAGCGGTTGTTGCGATGCAAAAAGGCATTGACGGCAAGGAAGATTTTGAAGCGGCTGCGGGACAGCTTAATAAGAATACAGAAGATTTATCGGCAGCTGTCGGATCTGTTTATGGTGAAGAAGCCGGAAATCAATTCAAAGAGATTTGGAGCAGCCACATCGGCTATTTCGTGGACTATGTAACGGCAACAGCTGAAAACAATGAAGAAGGCAGAAAGCAGGCACTTGCTGAACTTGACGAATACCGTGCAGAACAAGCGAAGTTTCTCGATACAGCAACAGAAGGCCGCCTGAAAGCAGCAGATCTTGAAGCAGGTCTTAAAGTTCACGTTGACCAGCTGATCGGGGCTTTTGAAAGCTACAGAGCGGGCGAGTATGATAAAGCATATGATGATGTAACAGAATCTATGCACCATATGTTTGGAGTGGGCAAAGGTCTTTCATGGGCCATCACTGACCAGTTCCCTGAGAAATTTGAAAATACATCTCCTGACACACCTGCTGCTGACTTGCGCGCAAATTTAAATCAAGTATTTTCTGAACATGCAGCACTTGCGGCATTGACAATGCAAAAAGGAATTGACGGAGCAAAAGACTTTGATGCGGCGGCGGCAGCACTGAACGAAAACACAGATGATCTGACAGCGGCTGTTGAATCTGTCTACGGTGCTGAAGGAGCTGCACAGTTTAAAGAAATCTGGAGCAGCCACATCGGCTACTTTGTTGACTATGTGACAGCAACTGCTGAAAACAATGAAGCCGGGAAGGAAGAAGCGGTAGCGGAGCTTGATGCATACCGTGCAGAACAGGCGGCATTCCTTGACGCTGCAACAGAAGGCAGACTGAAAGCGGCCGACCTCGAGGCGGGTCTCAAAGAGCATGTTGACCAGCTTCTTGCCGCATTTAACAGCTACACAGGAAAAGACTATCCTGCAGCCTATGAAAATATCCATGTTGCGTATTCGCACATGTTCGGAGTAGGCCAGGCCCTGTCAGGTGCCATTACGGACCAGTTCCCTGAAAAGTTTGAAGGGCAAAAGCCTTCTGACATGCCGAAAACAGGCATGGGCGGCATGAGCCAGTCAAACAGCAGCGTCATTATGTGGGCTGTATTCGGATTTATCTTAGCCTCTGCAGCGATCGCAATGATTGCACGCAATAAATCAGTTAAAAACTAA
- a CDS encoding spore coat protein, producing MNNQQYDMRRPFGFGGGFGRPGFGFGRPGFGFGRPGFGFGRPGFGFPFATGFVGGLATGALLSPGYGYGYPYPYYPPYPYYPYY from the coding sequence ATGAATAATCAGCAATATGACATGAGGCGTCCATTCGGATTTGGAGGAGGCTTCGGGAGACCGGGCTTTGGCTTTGGAAGACCAGGCTTCGGATTTGGAAGACCTGGATTCGGGTTCGGGAGACCGGGCTTCGGCTTTCCGTTTGCAACAGGGTTTGTCGGCGGTCTTGCGACAGGAGCGCTGCTGTCGCCGGGCTACGGCTACGGATATCCTTATCCATATTATCCGCCGTACCCGTACTATCCGTATTATTAA
- the gyrB gene encoding DNA topoisomerase (ATP-hydrolyzing) subunit B, with protein MEQKQMEQQSYDENQIQVLEGLEAVRKRPGMYIGSTAVKGLHHLVWEIVDNSIDEALAGYCDEINIIVEEDNSITVKDNGRGIPVGIHEKMGRPAVEVIMTVLHAGGKFGGGGYKVSGGLHGVGASVVNALSTYLEVTVYRDGKIHYQKFERGVPAADLSVIGETEVTGTTTHFVPDPEIFTETTEYDFDTLANRLRELAFLNRNIKITIEDKRETKRKKEYLYEGGIKSYVEHLNRTREVIHEEPVYMEGEKDGITVEVALQYNDSYTSNIYSFANNIHTYEGGTHEAGFKTALTRVINDYARKSGAFKDNDANLTGDDVREGLTAIISVKHPDPQFEGQTKTKLGNSETRTVTDNVFADAFEKFLLENPSTAKKIVEKGVMASRARLAAKKARELTRRKSALEISNLPGKLADCSSKDPSISELYVVEGDSAGGSAKQGRDRHFQAILPLRGKIINVEKARLDKILSNNEIRTIITALGTGIAEDFDLSKARYHKIIIMTDADVDGAHIRTLLLTFFYRYMRQIIESGYVYIAQPPLYKVQQGKRIEYAYNDREMEKLMAELPATPKPGIQRYKGLGEMNPEQLWETTMDPNTRTFLQVTLEDAMEADETFDILMGDKVEPRRNFIEGNAQYVKNLDI; from the coding sequence ATGGAACAAAAACAAATGGAACAGCAATCATATGATGAAAACCAGATACAAGTACTAGAAGGCTTAGAGGCTGTCCGGAAACGTCCCGGAATGTATATTGGCTCAACTGCGGTGAAAGGTCTCCACCATCTGGTCTGGGAGATTGTCGATAACAGTATCGATGAAGCTCTTGCAGGCTACTGCGATGAGATTAATATTATCGTTGAAGAAGACAACAGCATTACCGTAAAAGACAACGGCCGCGGAATTCCGGTTGGAATCCATGAAAAAATGGGACGTCCCGCAGTTGAAGTCATTATGACCGTGCTTCATGCCGGAGGAAAATTCGGCGGCGGCGGATACAAGGTGTCAGGCGGTCTTCACGGCGTAGGTGCATCTGTCGTAAATGCCCTGTCTACGTATCTTGAAGTTACTGTTTACCGCGACGGCAAAATTCATTATCAGAAATTTGAGCGCGGTGTGCCTGCTGCTGACCTGTCAGTGATCGGCGAAACAGAAGTAACCGGAACAACTACTCACTTTGTCCCGGATCCGGAAATTTTCACGGAGACGACAGAATATGATTTTGACACGCTTGCAAACCGTTTAAGAGAGCTTGCCTTCTTAAACCGAAATATTAAAATCACAATTGAAGACAAACGTGAAACGAAACGCAAAAAAGAATATCTGTACGAAGGCGGCATTAAATCCTATGTTGAGCATTTAAACCGCACAAGAGAAGTCATCCATGAAGAGCCTGTCTACATGGAAGGCGAAAAGGACGGCATTACAGTCGAGGTTGCCCTTCAGTACAATGATTCCTATACAAGCAACATTTATTCGTTCGCCAACAATATTCACACTTATGAAGGCGGAACGCATGAAGCCGGATTCAAAACGGCTCTTACACGCGTCATCAATGACTATGCCCGCAAAAGCGGCGCTTTTAAAGACAATGATGCCAACCTTACAGGTGACGATGTGCGCGAAGGTTTGACAGCCATTATTTCTGTTAAACATCCGGACCCGCAGTTTGAGGGCCAGACGAAGACGAAGCTCGGCAACTCAGAAACGCGGACTGTAACGGATAATGTCTTTGCAGATGCGTTTGAAAAGTTCCTGCTTGAAAATCCTTCAACAGCAAAGAAAATTGTTGAAAAAGGGGTTATGGCATCAAGAGCGCGTCTTGCAGCCAAAAAAGCGCGCGAGCTGACGCGCCGTAAAAGTGCGCTTGAGATCTCCAACCTGCCTGGGAAACTTGCCGACTGTTCGTCTAAAGACCCGTCCATCTCAGAACTCTACGTCGTTGAGGGTGACTCTGCCGGCGGTTCTGCAAAACAGGGGCGCGACCGTCATTTCCAGGCGATTCTGCCGCTTAGAGGAAAAATCATCAACGTAGAAAAAGCGCGTCTTGATAAAATCCTTTCCAACAACGAGATCCGGACTATTATTACGGCTCTTGGAACAGGAATTGCGGAAGACTTTGATCTTTCAAAAGCACGCTACCATAAAATCATTATTATGACGGATGCAGACGTTGACGGAGCCCATATCCGCACACTGCTTCTGACGTTTTTCTACCGCTACATGAGACAGATCATCGAAAGCGGATATGTCTACATTGCCCAGCCGCCTCTTTACAAGGTGCAGCAGGGAAAACGGATTGAATATGCGTACAATGACAGAGAGATGGAGAAGCTTATGGCAGAACTGCCTGCAACTCCTAAGCCTGGAATTCAGCGCTACAAAGGTCTTGGTGAGATGAATCCTGAGCAGCTTTGGGAGACGACGATGGATCCGAACACGCGGACATTCCTTCAGGTTACCCTTGAAGATGCGATGGAAGCAGATGAAACCTTTGATATTCTGATGGGCGACAAAGTCGAACCCCGCCGGAACTTTATTGAAGGCAACGCCCAGTATGTTAAAAACCTTGATATCTAA
- a CDS encoding extracellular matrix/biofilm biosynthesis regulator RemA family protein, protein MYIHLGDNFVIPSKEVVMIIDHQSSKTSGIVSEFLEKQQNQPVKLANGETKSIVVTTDKVYFSPLASGTLKKRAKFSFDIETAE, encoded by the coding sequence ATGTATATCCACTTGGGAGACAATTTCGTGATTCCTTCAAAGGAAGTCGTCATGATTATTGATCATCAATCGTCAAAGACGTCCGGAATTGTCAGTGAATTTTTGGAAAAGCAGCAGAATCAGCCGGTAAAGCTAGCAAATGGCGAAACAAAGTCGATTGTTGTGACGACAGACAAGGTTTATTTTTCTCCTCTTGCTTCAGGCACGCTGAAAAAACGTGCAAAATTCTCATTTGACATAGAGACGGCAGAATGA
- the recF gene encoding DNA replication/repair protein RecF — protein MFIKELSLRNYRNYKELTAEFENKVNVILGENAQGKTNVMEAIYVLAMAKSHRTSNDKDLIYWDEEYAKIEGRAEKQNGSVPMQLVISKKGKKAKLNHIEQQKLSQYVGAMNVIMFAPEDLNLVKGSPQVRRRFIDMEIGQVSPVYLHDLNKFQKVMLQRNQYLKQLQMKRQTDRTMLDVLTSQLAESAAKVVKKRMEFLGKLQKWAQPVHEGISRGLETLTIEYKASADVSEASSLSKMIEGYEEKFDKIKEKEIERGATLAGPHRDDLLFFVNGRDVQTFGSQGQQRTTALSLKLAEIDLIHEEIGEYPILLLDDVLSELDDYRQSHLLNTIQGKVQTFVTTTSVEGIDHKTLKEATTYRVSKGTLT, from the coding sequence TTGTTTATCAAAGAACTGTCCCTGCGGAACTACCGCAACTATAAAGAACTGACTGCGGAGTTTGAAAACAAGGTCAATGTCATCCTCGGGGAGAATGCCCAGGGGAAAACGAATGTGATGGAAGCGATCTATGTCCTGGCCATGGCCAAATCCCACCGCACGTCAAATGACAAAGATCTTATCTACTGGGACGAGGAATATGCTAAAATAGAAGGCAGAGCAGAAAAACAAAACGGTTCTGTGCCAATGCAGCTCGTCATTTCAAAAAAAGGAAAAAAAGCGAAGCTGAACCACATTGAGCAGCAGAAATTAAGCCAGTATGTCGGAGCGATGAACGTGATCATGTTTGCTCCCGAAGACCTTAACCTTGTAAAAGGCAGCCCCCAGGTCAGAAGACGCTTTATCGATATGGAAATCGGACAGGTTTCGCCTGTCTATCTTCATGATTTAAATAAATTTCAAAAGGTCATGCTGCAGCGGAATCAGTATTTAAAACAGCTGCAGATGAAGAGGCAGACTGACCGGACGATGCTTGATGTGCTGACTTCCCAGCTTGCAGAATCCGCTGCAAAAGTAGTGAAAAAGCGAATGGAGTTTCTCGGCAAGCTCCAGAAATGGGCTCAGCCGGTCCATGAGGGTATCAGCAGGGGGCTTGAAACACTGACGATTGAGTATAAAGCCTCCGCTGATGTATCAGAAGCCTCAAGTTTGTCGAAAATGATAGAAGGATATGAAGAGAAGTTTGATAAAATAAAAGAAAAAGAAATTGAGCGCGGAGCAACTCTTGCCGGTCCGCACAGAGATGATCTTCTTTTCTTTGTGAACGGGCGTGACGTCCAGACGTTCGGCTCCCAGGGACAGCAGCGGACAACCGCTCTCTCGCTGAAACTTGCAGAAATCGATCTGATTCACGAAGAAATCGGCGAGTATCCGATTCTTCTTCTTGATGATGTTTTATCTGAACTTGATGATTACAGGCAATCGCATTTATTAAATACAATTCAGGGGAAAGTGCAGACGTTTGTCACGACGACAAGCGTTGAGGGCATTGACCATAAGACGCTGAAGGAAGCAACAACGTACCGCGTTTCAAAAGGCACGCTTACTTAA
- the yaaA gene encoding S4 domain-containing protein YaaA: protein MSRKPVKIDTEYIALGQFLKLADVIQTGGMAKWFLQEYAIFVNGEPENRRGKKLYDGDLVDIPDFGTFIVKS from the coding sequence ATGTCCAGAAAACCTGTTAAAATAGATACAGAATATATAGCACTGGGCCAATTTTTAAAATTGGCGGATGTGATTCAGACCGGCGGCATGGCAAAATGGTTTCTTCAGGAATATGCGATATTTGTAAACGGGGAGCCTGAGAACCGCCGCGGCAAAAAACTTTATGACGGAGATCTTGTTGATATTCCTGATTTCGGAACATTTATCGTTAAAAGCTGA
- the dnaN gene encoding DNA polymerase III subunit beta, translating into MKFVIQKDRLVQSVQDVMKAVSSRTTIPILTGIKIVATEEGVTLTGSDSDISIESFIPTEENGKEIAEIKQAGSIVLQARFFSEIVKKLPKDSVEMEVHGHHMTVIRSGKAEFNLNGLDAEEYPHLPQVEEHNSFKVPTDLLKTMIRQTVFSVSTSETRPILTGVNWKLENKELICIATDSHRLALRKAKIEMEADTSYNVVIPGKSLNELSKILADSSEEIEIVITESQVLFKAENLLFFSRLLDGNYPDTTRLIPSESKTEMVLNTKDFLQAIDRASLLAKEGRNNVVKFSTLEDGIVEVSSNTPEIGKVIEEVQTQELSGEELKISFSAKYMMDALKALEGTEISISFTGAMRPFLIRTPNDDSILQLILPVRTY; encoded by the coding sequence ATGAAATTCGTCATTCAAAAAGACCGTCTTGTTCAAAGCGTACAGGATGTCATGAAAGCTGTTTCGTCCAGAACGACTATTCCAATCCTGACGGGAATTAAAATTGTGGCAACAGAAGAAGGAGTCACTCTTACAGGAAGTGATTCTGATATCTCGATTGAGTCTTTCATTCCTACAGAAGAAAACGGAAAAGAGATTGCAGAAATCAAGCAGGCAGGCAGCATCGTCCTTCAGGCCCGTTTCTTCAGTGAAATCGTTAAAAAACTTCCTAAGGATTCTGTGGAGATGGAGGTTCATGGCCATCACATGACAGTCATCCGTTCAGGCAAAGCAGAGTTCAACTTAAATGGACTGGATGCAGAGGAATATCCGCATCTTCCTCAAGTGGAGGAGCACAACAGCTTCAAAGTTCCGACAGATCTTTTAAAAACGATGATCAGACAAACCGTTTTTTCTGTTTCAACTTCCGAAACCCGCCCGATTTTGACAGGTGTTAACTGGAAGCTTGAAAATAAAGAGCTGATCTGCATCGCAACAGACAGCCATCGTCTTGCCCTCCGCAAGGCAAAAATTGAAATGGAAGCTGACACTTCCTACAATGTTGTCATTCCCGGAAAAAGTTTAAATGAGTTGAGCAAAATTCTTGCTGATTCGAGCGAAGAAATCGAAATTGTGATCACAGAAAGCCAGGTGCTTTTCAAAGCGGAAAACCTGCTGTTCTTCTCAAGACTTCTTGACGGAAACTACCCTGATACAACGAGGCTGATTCCTTCTGAAAGCAAAACAGAAATGGTTCTGAATACAAAAGATTTTCTTCAGGCCATCGACCGCGCATCTCTTCTTGCAAAAGAAGGCAGAAACAACGTCGTAAAGTTCTCTACGCTTGAAGACGGAATTGTCGAAGTTTCTTCGAACACTCCGGAAATCGGAAAAGTCATCGAGGAAGTGCAGACACAGGAACTCTCGGGAGAGGAATTAAAAATTTCTTTCAGTGCAAAATATATGATGGATGCATTAAAGGCACTTGAGGGAACAGAAATCAGCATCAGCTTTACAGGTGCGATGAGACCGTTTTTGATTCGCACTCCAAATGACGATTCCATCCTTCAGCTGATTCTCCCTGTCAGAACGTATTAA